The following proteins are co-located in the Streptomyces sp. NBC_01198 genome:
- a CDS encoding bifunctional DNA primase/polymerase — MTQATRSALLSAALAVAARGWPVIPLRPGDKPPALHGARTCPRTGDCTAGHRTFEQRATTDPDRIERCWSAGPFNVGTATGPAGLVVVDLDTLKPKDKKGTPDGATSFLALCERAGQAVPDTYRIRTPSGGQHLYFTAPPGVRLHNTAGTLAPKVDTRAWGGQVVAPGSITRTGLYAVESDAPVADLPAWLHNALTAPQKPRTAAIRLMPTRNGTRLAAAVLERETAAVAGTGEGGRNAELLRAVRAVGRFVAWGDLDRAAVEMAFQAAGESAGLPAAECRTTIRSALDWSIRTARTRESA, encoded by the coding sequence ATGACCCAAGCCACCCGATCCGCGCTGCTGTCCGCGGCGCTCGCGGTCGCCGCACGCGGCTGGCCCGTCATCCCGCTTCGCCCCGGCGACAAGCCGCCCGCCCTCCATGGCGCGCGCACCTGCCCCCGAACCGGGGACTGCACCGCCGGGCACCGCACGTTCGAACAGCGCGCCACCACCGACCCCGACCGCATCGAGCGGTGCTGGTCGGCCGGACCGTTCAACGTCGGCACCGCCACCGGCCCCGCCGGGCTTGTCGTGGTCGATCTCGACACGCTCAAGCCGAAGGACAAGAAGGGCACGCCTGACGGCGCGACATCCTTCCTGGCGCTCTGCGAGCGCGCCGGACAGGCCGTCCCCGATACCTACCGGATCCGGACCCCCAGCGGCGGACAGCACCTGTACTTCACCGCCCCGCCCGGCGTGCGGCTGCACAACACCGCGGGCACCCTCGCCCCCAAGGTCGACACCCGCGCATGGGGCGGACAAGTCGTCGCCCCCGGCAGCATCACCCGAACGGGCCTGTACGCCGTCGAGAGCGACGCACCCGTTGCAGACCTACCCGCCTGGCTCCACAACGCCCTGACGGCCCCTCAGAAGCCCCGTACGGCTGCAATCCGACTCATGCCCACCCGTAACGGGACCCGGCTCGCCGCCGCGGTGCTCGAACGCGAGACCGCCGCGGTCGCGGGGACCGGCGAGGGCGGCCGGAATGCCGAGTTGCTGCGCGCGGTCCGGGCCGTGGGCCGGTTCGTGGCATGGGGAGACCTCGACCGTGCCGCCGTAGAGATGGCTTTTCAGGCCGCGGGCGAGTCGGCCGGACTGCCGGCAGCCGAGTGCCGCACGACGATTCGCAGCGCACTGGACTGGTCGATCCGTACCGCCCGCACCCGGGAGAGCGCATGA
- a CDS encoding DUF3631 domain-containing protein, with protein MTSTEPRPALKSLTTTPDQTSPAEPADAPAGSGAPKVAARQGALSAVRADPQAIDGAALLAEVEAFHRRFNIFPSDACYVAVALWDAHAHLLDAFDSTPRLAFLSPEPGSGKSRALEIVETLVPRPMVAVNASAAALFRAVSGPDGRPTILFDEVDTVFGPKAGENEELRGFLNAGHRRTGVTYRCVGDGGNQTVQAFPSYAVVAVAGLGSLPDTILTRSIIIRMRRRAPNEKVEPFRQRIHERQGNALGKRLAAWAEQIRSNVEGVFPAMPDGVTDRPADVWEPLLAVADAAGGTWPDRARAACVELVTAAKVDDKGSLGIRLLTDLRDHVFNGIDRLPTVAILDRLCSLDESPWADLYGKPLDARRLSKMLRDYQTADNTPITARNIKSSITPGVSSVMKGYYATDLHDAWQRYCPPPPESPLPPLPDL; from the coding sequence ATGACCAGCACCGAACCCCGCCCCGCGCTGAAAAGCCTCACCACCACCCCCGACCAGACCAGCCCCGCCGAACCGGCGGATGCTCCCGCCGGCAGTGGTGCGCCGAAGGTCGCCGCCCGCCAGGGCGCCCTGTCTGCTGTTCGCGCTGACCCGCAGGCGATCGACGGCGCCGCGCTGCTGGCGGAAGTCGAAGCATTCCACCGGCGGTTCAACATCTTCCCCTCGGACGCCTGCTACGTCGCGGTGGCGTTGTGGGACGCGCACGCGCACCTGTTGGACGCGTTCGACTCCACACCGCGCCTGGCGTTCCTCTCCCCGGAACCGGGCAGTGGGAAGTCGCGGGCGCTGGAGATCGTAGAGACGCTTGTGCCGCGGCCGATGGTCGCGGTGAACGCGTCCGCCGCCGCCCTGTTCCGGGCGGTGTCCGGTCCGGACGGGCGGCCGACCATCCTCTTTGACGAGGTCGACACCGTCTTTGGGCCGAAGGCGGGGGAGAACGAGGAACTGCGCGGATTCCTCAACGCCGGCCACCGCCGCACCGGGGTGACCTACCGGTGTGTGGGTGACGGCGGGAATCAGACCGTGCAGGCCTTCCCGTCCTACGCCGTGGTGGCCGTGGCCGGACTCGGCTCGCTGCCGGACACAATCCTCACCCGCTCGATCATCATCCGCATGCGGCGCCGCGCCCCTAACGAGAAGGTGGAGCCGTTCCGGCAGCGAATCCACGAACGCCAGGGCAACGCTCTGGGCAAGCGGCTCGCCGCATGGGCAGAACAGATCCGCAGCAACGTCGAAGGGGTCTTCCCCGCCATGCCGGACGGGGTCACCGACCGTCCGGCCGACGTCTGGGAACCCCTGCTCGCAGTCGCCGACGCTGCGGGGGGAACCTGGCCGGACCGGGCACGGGCCGCGTGCGTGGAACTCGTCACGGCCGCGAAGGTCGATGACAAAGGCTCGCTCGGTATCCGGCTGCTGACCGACCTTCGCGACCACGTATTCAACGGCATCGACCGGCTTCCCACCGTCGCGATCCTCGACAGGCTGTGCAGCCTTGACGAGTCGCCGTGGGCGGACCTGTACGGCAAGCCCCTGGACGCACGCAGGCTGTCGAAGATGCTGCGCGACTACCAGACCGCGGACAACACCCCGATCACCGCCCGCAACATCAAGAGCAGCATCACTCCCGGAGTCAGCAGCGTCATGAAGGGCTACTACGCCACCGACCTGCACGACGCGTGGCAGCGGTACTGCCCCCCACCCCCGGAAAGTCCGCTACCTCCGCTACCTGATCTTTAA
- a CDS encoding helix-turn-helix domain-containing protein codes for MSTATAPIPRILYRPEEAAEALSLGRSTIYELMAEGTLRFVKRGRSRRIHHNELERFAASLTDQSH; via the coding sequence ATGAGCACCGCCACCGCGCCCATCCCCCGCATCCTCTACCGCCCCGAAGAAGCCGCCGAAGCCCTCTCATTGGGCCGATCCACCATCTACGAACTCATGGCGGAAGGGACCCTGCGATTCGTCAAGCGCGGGCGTTCCCGTCGCATCCACCACAACGAACTTGAGCGCTTCGCCGCGAGCCTCACCGACCAATCCCACTGA